aaaagctaaaaaattatccaaaagtatttttataaaccCTTTATATCTATACAAATGTTCATTTACAATgaaaaataagaataatttttatatcaatTATTTCTTCCCACTTGTTTTGAATTATAGTGATAATAGTAGGAGggataaaaaatatttgatggaagatattattaaagaagaggaaaataaagagaaaaataaagaaaaatatggttgtatatattattatgattattttgaaatcataaaagatatatatgtgaagaaaagtaaaaataagaaagaTCAGAAGAAAATGTCTACTTATAAAATGACCACAACCAatgataacaataataacaataataataatcataataataatgatcataataataataataacaataataatgatcataataataatgatcataataatgatcataataataatgataataataatgataataatagtacACAATTTTGTCgtataaaaaagaagaaaaagaaaaaagaaaaaaaaaacgtATCCACCACATATAAACAATGTAGcgaaaaaataaaagatgaTAAGAACGATAGTGACAAATACGAATACTATAATTATCTTAATagtttaaataaaaaattaataaaatattttcacAAAAAAGGAGATAGTGATAAGGTAAGTATGTATGTGTTGGTTAAAAACGATGTtaatgaaaatttaaaaaatgatactttaaaagaaaatgaaaaaaaatacgATAAATTGAAAACTAGTGGaaagagaaaaaatattttaaaaatagaaaaaggtacatattttcttaaaccatatgaaaaaaaaaaaattgttttatatttattagtaaataaatatggaTATCATAAAATAGATTTCaagatattattttatatggaTAATTATAGAATGGAAAAAACAGTTACGGCTAAAATTTATACAAGATATAAAGGTCTTCATTTTGATAAAGATgcttttatttttaaagatAGTTTGTGTCATTATAGttattgtaatattataaaggTAAAGAATTTAGATAAAGacattaaatttatttcaCTCGatcatgataataaaaatgatcaTAATAAGAAGCCTTTTTTTATAGACTGTGgatttatttctttatatatgttatatttatatgcattaaaaaagaaagataaaaagaaaaaattttgtcccagaaaaatatgtacaaatattatgaacaaCATCCAAGAAAAAATAGATAGCGAATATATAGATCCTAAATGTATTAAGAAAGAAgacaataatatttataattgtTCTCTATGTAAATGtacatttaattttaataaaatatttcatttttttgaaaagaCGTATcatgaaaaatataaagaagataaagcatataattttatatatgattctaatgaatatttaattcaatacataaataaaaatataaataatcatgtaaaaaatttaaatattttggagagtatttataaatgtaaaagaaaggaaaatatttttatacataataatactatagtatataaaaatgaagagCACGTTTTATTTTATCCGTCCAATTTTTTGTTGCTTCCGTTAAAAGAGgcttttttctttttctttttttttttttctcacGCGGAAAGTGTACATTTGGAGCTTGGTGTAATATAGCgagaaaagaaataaatatgtatattaatatgtgaaaattaatatatatattatatatataaatatatttatttatatatatatttttttatttatttatttcatttaattattttaggtaaaatataatacgTTTCGAAAAGACATTTTTGTCGAGGGTGAATGTAAGAGGCAGTGCATTAAAGTAAAGtacgaaaaaaaatttaaaaagaaagaaaaaaagaaaaagaataattatGAACCATGTACCGAATATAAAGACAACTTAATGAATAAGGAGAATGAAATAGATATAAGGGctgatataaaaatagaaaaaaagaacaaaaatgatgataaaaaggAAATCAATTATATTGGTATATGTAGtgagaaaaaatattttgaagTCAAAAATTTGAATGAATTGAAAATTTCTTATGAAATATGTGATAGAAAAAATGGttattttgaatataattattttaagaAGCAATATGTTCTTGtttttgataaaaatataaatatagattgttattatgataattttagtacgtttaaaaaaattaataatttagaaataataaaaggagaaaaaaatggtacacctaataatatattacataatatgaaatatatagggatacatgaaaaaaatgatagcaccaataataataataataataataacaataaagtggattgttatattaataaaaatcaaTGTGATGATAACAAAGATATTCAACATAATATCCTTGCGTGCATAATTTTTTGTGATCCGTCCATACATACAATAGAAGGACTTGGATCAAACAAGCACGCATTcagattattattattttatgatgaaaatataacCAAATCTAAAAACTTTATAAACATAACGTTTTCTGTTAATTTgtcatattttaattatagTGAAGTTATCAAAGTATACTCAGAATTTTATATGCACACATTTgattttgtatatataaatgaaaagaatttattattgtctttatatttatacatgaaaaaggaaataGAAGATAAAGAAAGAACACACATAAATAAGGACAATTTAGAGATTGGTAAAAAGGTGGATGATTTATCTGATACGTATTTTGATGATATGATAAACGAGTTGGATTTTATGAAAGcagaaaaaaataaatcatctgaagaaaataatatgaacacAAATACTAACattaatagaaatataaatatggataaaaataataatttaaataacaAATGTGATTACAGGTGTTTAAGTAAAACCTTTGACggtataaaaaattattataatgtgGATGAAAATGTTATTGATCATTTTAAagattatatttatgaaattATTTGTAATTTGAAACATAAAGAAATAACAAATGAAGAGACAAAGaagaatgaaaaaagaagggataatggaaaaaaaaaaaaaaacgataatgaaaaaaaaagtgataatgaaaaagaaagtaataatgaaaaaaaaaatgataatgaaaaaaaaagtgataatgaaaaaaaaagtgataatgaaaaagaaagtgataatgaaaaagaaagtgataatgaaaaagaaagtgataatgaaaaaaaaagtcatagtgaaaaaaaaagtcatagtgaaaaaaaaagtcaCAGTGAAAAACAAAGTCATagtgaaaaaaaaagccatagtgaaaaaaaaagtcatagtgaaaaaaaaagtcatagtgaaaaaaaaagtcatagtgaaaaaaaaagtcatagtgaaaaaaaaatccatagtgaaaaaaaaagccatagtgaacaaaaaaatgacaatattgaaaataataaatccAAATTTGTTGAAAAGACAAATGatgaatttattaaaaatactATGGATGATGATACTTGTTATAACATGaagaatattatgaatgaaaataatttttctataaattataatatttatgataatgaaatgtataaaaaatgtaagACTTATATTTGGATACACAAACTTCTTCATTGTCTTAATAATCTGATTgattataaatttattcattttattaaaaaatataagtatgaattattttatgaatatgataaaataaatatattaaatgtaaaagataaaaatattatgcgtgaaaataaagaaaataaaattaatatgggaaataaaaaggaattatgtaaaatatatcattttgaaataaataaagaaaataatactttctatataataataaataatcctaatacatataatacaagtataaaaattaaCTCAGAAAAAAGTTATGTACGTAATATGattaacaatatatataattactGTATACACAGCTTGATAACTCATAAGGAATGGTGCGGTATGAGCAGAATTTCtacaaataatatggaagataataaaaattttgaaCACATTTTGATGGATAGTTTTAATTTGCACACGTTAAATGCAAAGGTGTATGAACAATTAAAACATTTAAATACACCgtatattaatataagaaatgataaaaataaaaaatataatgaaaataaattttatatgtatttttataatatattaaaagaaaaaaaagaatattgcttgaatattaaaaaaaaattatttctcgatttttatatagacatatttttattcaatcattttatatattcaaataaatGTTCATTCATTAAACTTTATTTATACTctgataatattaatatatataaagatattatttcgcttaatatggataattctatatataataatcaaatttttatattttctaaaatTAAATCCTTACATTTGGTAAGTTCGCATAAAGTAAATAAGGATAATGTCAAAGCAGTGTTTCTAAACCGTCTGTATGTAGATAAAGAAATTCTTAGAAACTATGAAAAGATGAGTAAATCtgaaaaaaatgttgaGGTTCGAAAGCTTTCTGAATATTTTGATCAAATATTAAGACCATATGAAtttactatatataattcatgtaatatcaaaaaaatactTACATGGAAGATTCAtaaaatatcatatttGAATCGCAAAAATGAACATCCAGATACACAAGAAGATTTAGTGGAAGCAGATAATATTTCAGCTTCTAATAGTAGAGGGATATATAATGGGAATACTGAAAATGTTGGAAACTCTGAAAGTTTTAGAAATGGTGAAAATGTTGGAAACGGTGAAAGTTTTAGAAATGCTGAAAATGTTGGAAACTCTGAAAGTTTTAGAAATGCTGAAAATGTTGGAAACTCTGAAAGTTTTAGAAATGCTGAAAATGTTGGGAATTCTGAAAATGCTGAAGATTTAGAAATATTTAGGACATATTATGTAGATACagaagaaaatgatgaaaCATCTTCTAGTATGAGTAGCATTAGTTataatgaacaaaatgaaattcaaattaaatattcagacaattatatagatgaagaagagaaaaaaaaatttcagTTATCTTTAGAAGACATATTATATAGAGAAGGAAAACATGTATTTAAGGTTACatgtaattataattatattgaAATAGATAACCCCAAAAGACAATGTGAACATGTTTCacataatgataataatataatggAGAAGATCAAgaagaatttttttatggAATTTTATTTGTCCATAATTGTTGAGAAGCCAAAGATTtacttattatataataataaaatgtaaataaatgatatatgtatatatatatatatatatatatatatatatgtatgtctatatatttgtttatatatatgtctatatatttgtttatatatatgtctatatatttgtttatatatatgtatatatttgtttatatatatgtatatatgtgtgtttatatttatataggTATACTTTGAtgcataaatatataatttattaattccCTTTGAACTTATAATAttgattttattatttttacagATTTTATAATAAGAGGATCaaatatgattattattactttaATAAGAAGGCctacaaaaaaatagataGTATGTACCAAAAGCAAGGAATTAATGATATTCTgtataaaaacataaatgaaataaatgaatatttcgacaaaacatttttaaagaataaaaagTTGAAGATAAActttatgaataatatgaatatagattttttcacatatatatgttcgAGCAAATTTTTTGAcatcaaaaatataattatagaCGAAGAAACATTTGATCACACAAACACGAAaatagtaaaaataaataaataaaaatatatatatttataaatgtatgtatttatgtatatgtgTTTCATCATGTTGATTCTCTTtggtatatattaatttatataatatatataatgtatataatttatattatgcttttcatatattcaatccatgttatatattatatttttccttgTTAGTATCATATAAAATGCAAAAGCAAAATATGCCTTGACCTTGAAATCAACCAAGACAAATtgaagaaagaaaaaatacGTCAGGATAGTTTTccaaataatattgttgATTTGAAAGATCAATTcgataaaaaatacatatacgaggattttataatatttcaataTTTAACAACCAAAAAGCCACAGAAGTTTTTTATAGAATTTCATTATCACGTtccatatataatattaaaagagaataagtatatatttcaagtatttaataatttgaaAGTACAAAATCAACAATTCAAATATTGTAGAGAACTTTATGAAATTGAGAATAATTTATTcgataaaataaaagaaggaaaaatacaatataatgaaattGAAATGAAGGataatgtatattatattaatttcttctttgacgaattaaaaatgtataaatcATGTCTCTTTCtatttaataaaacaaaaatacCAGCAAATTGGGTGataaatgatgaagaaaTCATGAATAAGGTAGATACCTagtacatataaatattatatatatatataaatacatgcacaaaatacatacatatatatatatatatatatatatatatatatatatatattacttattatttttttacagGGAACATCAATGTTGAAATATGGAGAGAATcaaatttttcatttcaGTAAAGATAAAGGCATTTTATTTGGAAAGACATATGATATGGATCATGTTGAGGACGAAAAAATTGAAAGAAATCCTTTCTTGTGCCCTGattatatcatcattacATTTACGTAAgtacaaaatatataaatgtttttttctgtacatacatacatatatattatatatatatatatatatatatatttttaatacaGGCCCACTAGCCTTAGTAATGTCACTAAAATATATTGCATCAATATTTCACCGTGcgaaaaaatatttttacatttaaaaGGATGTTATACAAAAACAAATTGGtagataattatattttattatatgacaacaatacaaaaaaaaaaaaaaaaaaaaaaaaaaaaaaaaaaaaaaaaaaaaaaaaaaaaaaaaaaNNNNNNNNNNNNNNNNNNNNNNNNNNNNNNNNNNNNNNNNNNNNNNNNNNNNNNNNNNNNNNNNNNNNNNNNNNNNNNNNNNNNNNNNNNNNNNNNNNNNNNNNNNNNNNNNNNNNNNNNNNNNNNNNNNNNNNNNNNNNNNNNNNNNNNNNNNNNNNNNNNNNNNNNNNNNNNNNNNNNNNNNNNNNNNNNNNNNNNNNNNNNNNNNNNNNNNNNNNNNNNNNNNNNNNNNNNNNNNNNNNNNNNNNNNNNNNNNNNNNNNNNNNNNNNNNNNNNNNNNNNNNNNNNNNNNNNNNNNNNNNNNNNNNNNNNNNNNNNNNNNNNNNNNNNNNNNNNNNNNNNNNNNNNNNNNNNNNNNNNNNNNNNNNNNNNNNNNNNNNNNNNNNNNNNNNNNNNNNNNaaaaaaaaaaaaaaaatattaatgatactactactaataataataatatataaaaaaaaaaaaaaaaaatgaataaacttacaaataacatttttcattaaaattgaacttaaaaaaaacttGAACTCAAAtctataaaataaaagaattgaaaaataaatatattaataacaaataaGTATTACATGAATGTgtattaattaaatttggtaattatattaaatttatatttattttataatatatagaatgttatatatattcttatttaaaaaaaaaaatataaatattcacTTATTTActtaattatttatttatatatttatttatttattctcTTTATAATTTGGTTTTAATGTTTCATTTGGAGGTAAAATATTATTCGTTAAACGTGTGTCATTTTGTGAAATATGATTCATGGAAGGTCCTGGTAAAAtttgtgtatatatattttgaatataactaaatatatcatttcCATTTGTTGTATGATCAATTTGAgactttttattattttcatttgttGAATGTTGATTAATTTCTTCATAAATAGATCCAAAAAGATCAGGTCTCTTAATAACAAAAAGTGATAGATTTCCTTCTATATCATCTAAAGGCTTAAAAGATGATTCTTTTTTTGCtctttcatataatttatcCTTCTGTTCTTTCCATTGTGGatctaataataatgttttCAAATGCTTAGACATATCTTTAATATCTACTGGGTAATTTGTTAATGGacatttatgtattttGTCTTTAGGAAATTTGtgttttttgttttttgCAAAACGTGCCTTAGGAACAACATTTTCTTTGTTCTTagatttttttatatttttatttaataatttatctttaatatttataccATTAGATATTCGATTCTTACGTGAATTAGAATATTTAGTTAAACCTTCCACGTCACCATTTACTAAATCAGCATTATTATCTACATTTTTGTGTTTATATGCTTTATCCTGAACATTGTTAGAATCTTCATATGCttttgaattattataactattattaagtttatcttcataattatcatcataattatcttcataagtatgatcatataatttatcatctagttcatcatattcatcatcatattcatcatcatattcatcatcatgttcatcataatattcatcatcatcatgttcatcatcatcatgttcatcatcatcatgttcatcatcatcatattCATCATCATCTTGTTTGTCATTTTGTTCACCATGCTTATCTTCATATTTTTGATGATATAATTCATCATGTTTTGcatcatatttattatcatcgAGAAATATCTCTTGACCCttattatcttcatatAGTTCCTCTTTGCCTAAGGTCTTAAAAACATTCTTTTCGTgataagatatattatttaatttttcttcattCGTATACATCTTATCTGTATCAAAAAGTTCACTTATTACATAATTTTCAACATTATTAAAATCAATAGAGCAGGGTAAATTTTTCAAATCATCTTCAAAATTAATAGTTTCTACAATAGAAAAATGTGTCCAATCATAATACGTGTctgatttatttttttcttcaagTTTCCGTTCTTCttcttccttttttttcttattatgactatataaaacataagaataatttaagatattacttttattatttgcatagttttttattttatctaaAATATCATCACTTGGTAATAAgcattttaaataaatatctattaattttgaaaagtaattaaaatataaattattagctcttaaaaaatcatattggctattatttttttctctttcaATTAATCCGTTTAAAAAGGATTTTCCATTTCGAGCAACAAATAAAGCAgttgtttttattaaatcaaTATCTAGAGATGTAATAAATGGAGatattaatgaatatatatcttcttgaatttgtatttttaaattattgtTAGTTTCtaatttatcattttttttcatatcatctatagaatatataatatttttcctttcttctttttcatcttcttttataaaatcacatatttttaaaatatgttcattattcgtatatttatttgcatcttctcttttttttatttctttaataaCATGAGGAATTAATTCATCCTTTTCTTGAATATCCAAAAATAAACCGTGTAATttatattgataataataaaaataaggatGTGAAGGACTAATAAAACCAAATTgcttttctttttctctatatattttctgTTCAAAgttttttccatttttcTTAACAAATGTAGCCGTTTTATCAATAACcgtttttatattatttggaGGTACTATCATTTCTTTCTCCAAAAAATTGAACCTCTTCTGCAACACTTCTTTATCATGTATATCCACATCGTCATCAAATAGGCTTTTTtcaacaataatattaagCATTGGTTTTACTAATGCAACATTTATGTgcacataaatattttttaattatacacatatgtatacacgcacatatatacatacatatatatatatatatatatattaatacttATGGGGAAAAAAATCTCATATGCTTATATATGTAGACTTGATTAGCATACgactttttatttttcctatattttatacaatatatataaaataggGTACAGAAAAATTCTTGTTTTTAATaagtaaaatattttgatttgatatattttattatgatgtaattttatttgtaaatttttttgacataattttatttatttatttgtttattttatatcagAAAAAAGCTATGGACGTAactaatattttttacaagaaaaaaatattcatatttaatatatggtatttcatatatacaatatgTAGAAAGGTTAATATAACTAACTAATCACGCgtatacatacatatatataaatatatatatatatatatataatatatttatgtatatttttaattatttacaaATTGCTTAAAGCGTATACGGGCTCGAANNNNNNNNNNNNNNNNNNNNNNNNNNNNNNNNNNNNNNNNNNNNNNNNNNNNNNNNNNNNNNNNNNNNNNNNNNNNNNNNNNNNNNNNNNNNNNNNNNNNtttttttttttttttttttttttttttttttatacatgtatatacatagaaaatataaagatgGATTCATATGAAGCTAAGAAGAAGGAGCTGTATTTAAGGAGGAAAGacataaatttatattaccatcctataaaaacaataaaattattttgcTTACAACTTCGAAATATAATTGTACAAACATATCAGAAAAACAAGaaatacaataaaatattaatcttggcattattaataatattaattttatttaaaataagatataaatatgaacacttaaataattttataatatatattgaagTAACAGTGTGGTGGTTATCCTTAGGTATATTAAGTAGTATAGGTTTAGGGTGTGGTATGCATTCAGGAGTATTGTTTTTATTCCCCcatatatattctatatGTTCAACATCAGAGTATTGTAATTCTCTCAATTTTGATTCAAGAATAAATATGTGGAGTTCTGTTCTTACTTCTGGAAATTATTTCgaagtaataaaaaaaaataaaatatttaaagtGTTATACGATTGTAGAagtgatatatatatatatatatatatatgtgtttattatttatcaatatattgatttaccttttaatattttaatttttactATTTTATAGTGTTTAGGAACAAATGATGAAGACATAACATTTTCAagattattttttaaaatatatccaTATTGCCTTATATGGGGAATTGGTACAGCCTTGGGAGAATTACCGCCATATTTAACATCTTATTACGCAGCAAAAGTAAGagaagaaaagaaaaaaaaaaaaagaaaaagaaagaaataaaaatgtgtataatattattttataaatatataaaaataaataaatccatatatatatatatatatatatatatattataatgtttatctttattattttttaatttgtaGTCGAAGCTAAGTGATGAAGAATTTGAAGAATTTCAAAAGGATATTAAAGAAGGGAAGAAAAACATCATAACAGCAATGAAAATATGGATGTTGGATTTTATTAAGAAATATGGTTCAATTTctgtttttcttttatcaTGTTGGCCAAATGGTTAAAAAAtagaaagaaataataaaatgaatataatataatataatattgatattttatgcctttatatattgtgcttatattttgaattatttaaattttatatttatgtcTTTGTATTGtattgtattttattttattttattttattttatttttcctttaCAGTCATGTTTGATTTATGTGGAATTTGTTGTGGGCACTTTTTAATGCCttttcaaaattttttcatCCCACTAGTTTTAGGAAAAGCTATAGTTAAAACTATAATTCAGAGCTTTTTCCtcatttttgttttttcaaataattataaagaattacaattgaaaattatacaaaaatgCTTATCAATTTTACCtcttcatttattttcCGAAAATTTAAGTGATGAATCATTTCTTGAAAGTTATATTGACGAAAAAATATCCATATTAAAACATGGAAAAAAAAGCAGCTCGAAATTGaattttatgtttttattcaatatatttttttgtgtaCTTCTCATCgtcttttttatatcttgCATAAATCAAATAGCCCAAAAATATCAAAAGGTAAGtcttaaatattaaaaaaaaaaaaaaaaaaaaaaaatttaattatatatatatatatgtatatattttatttatttgtagAACGTTGATGAAGAAGAATTAGAGGGTTTGTTGAAATCCAAGAACGAAATGACACcaagaaaaataaaaaaataaaatttgaACATGTCctatgtttttttttttttttttttaaagtgtatttatatgttttttcttttttatcaaatgattataaataattatatgtattaatattacacaaaaaaaaatatatataaataaaaaaataaataaaaatataaaaaataaaaaaataaagaaaaataaaaaaaataaaaaaaataaaaaaaattcatgTATATCTAATTTTAAAGAGAAGAATcatttgtataaataattaattttgaagaataaaataaatttgtaaatatatatatatatatatatatatatgtataaagTAGGATATAATAcgttatatatattataaaaataccccttatgtaatatttacattctattttttcatgtcttttattttttttacagCATAActgtttttttctttcttttttttgatatattttatttatttaattatttattaattatttatttcaaatatatatatatatatatatatatatatatatattatttatattgtatattcaattattatttaaaaaccATTTATgtcttttaatttttttgaattgCATTCTTTCATCTTGGTTTTTCTTTAATAGCTTTCTAAAAATATGTagaaaaaaacaacaaaaaaaaacatttttttttttttttttttaaataaagaataaattaatgaaattaattaaattatgaCTTTTATTCATACCTGAGTAAATTTCTTAAGtccttatttattttacgGTATTTTGGAAATGTTAGCTTCTTTTGcatattttgaaaaatttCAAATATATCCTTACCACTGTAAAAAAGAGAGAAAAAATaagtataaaatatgaaaatgtGAATATGTAGTatgaattaaaataatatatatcttaataaatttatatgtataagTAGGATGTTCTtcaatttatatttataaaaataaaaattaacaataatttatcataatttaatatatatatatatatatttatttatttatttatctatttATATACTAATATGGGGGCTTTCCATAAACAAATGTATACAAAACTGATccaaaattatatgataactttttataataatctATGTCCTTATTTGTAACATTAAATAAAGCTTCATAGGGactaaaaatataagtacCTGGATGATTACAATTTTGAGAGATAAAAGAACATGTGTCAAAATCgattaatttaaaaaaatcattattttcattaaatctatcatcatcattatcatcattattattattgatAGCGTTATTCTTTACAGTATCATTCttatgtaattttttatttatatcatgttctattttattttttattcgT
This is a stretch of genomic DNA from Plasmodium reichenowi strain SY57 chromosome 14, whole genome shotgun sequence. It encodes these proteins:
- a CDS encoding putative membrane protein (conserved Plasmodium membrane protein, unknown function), whose product is MDSYEAKKKELYLRRKDINLYYHPIKTIKLFCLQLRNIIVQTYQKNKKYNKILILALLIILILFKIRYKYEHLNNFIIYIEVTVWWLSLGILSSIGLGCGMHSGVLFLFPHIYSICSTSEYCNSLNFDSRINMWSSVLTSGNYFECLGTNDEDITFSRLFFKIYPYCLIWGIGTALGELPPYLTSYYAAKSKLSDEEFEEFQKDIKEGKKNIITAMKIWMLDFIKKYGSISVFLLSCWPNVMFDLCGICCGHFLMPFQNFFIPLVLGKAIVKTIIQSFFLIFVFSNNYKELQLKIIQKCLSILPLHLFSENLSDESFLESYIDEKISILKHGKKSSSKLNFMFLFNIFFCVLLIVFFISCINQIAQKYQKNVDEEELEGLLKSKNEMTPRKIKK
- a CDS encoding splicing factor 3A subunit 1, putative → MLNIIVEKSLFDDDVDIHDKEVLQKRFNFLEKEMIVPPNNIKTVIDKTATFVKKNGKNFEQKIYREKEKQFGFISPSHPYFYYYQYKLHGLFLDIQEKDELIPHVIKEIKKREDANKYTNNEHILKICDFIKEDEKEERKNIIYSIDDMKKNDKLETNNNLKIQIQEDIYSLISPFITSLDIDLIKTTALFVARNGKSFLNGLIEREKNNSQYDFLRANNLYFNYFSKLIDIYLKCLLPSDDILDKIKNYANNKSNILNYSYVLYSHNKKKKEEEERKLEEKNKSDTYYDWTHFSIVETINFEDDLKNLPCSIDFNNVENYVISELFDTDKMYTNEEKLNNISYHEKNVFKTLGKEELYEDNKGQEIFLDDNKYDAKHDELYHQKYEDKHGEQNDKQDDDEYDDDEHDDDEHDDDEHDDDEYYDEHDDEYDDEYDDEYDELDDKLYDHTYEDNYDDNYEDKLNNSYNNSKAYEDSNNVQDKAYKHKNVDNNADLVNGDVEGLTKYSNSRKNRISNGINIKDKLLNKNIKKSKNKENVVPKARFAKNKKHKFPKDKIHKCPLTNYPVDIKDMSKHLKTLLLDPQWKEQKDKLYERAKKESSFKPLDDIEGNLSLFVIKRPDLFGSIYEEINQHSTNENNKKSQIDHTTNGNDIFSYIQNIYTQILPGPSMNHISQNDTRLTNNILPPNETLKPNYKENK